A single Oryza brachyantha chromosome 8, ObraRS2, whole genome shotgun sequence DNA region contains:
- the LOC102702876 gene encoding BTB/POZ and MATH domain-containing protein 1-like, whose protein sequence is MMPSSSGFAELKIDHPGSTNGFAIGDGFNKRVCDGEHELLIRCYPRGCKVHDDGEYVSLRIVLVARSSHVKDAIACAFLQPAGGGGPPPICCTEKALPVRESGRVYAYGAAFRRFVRRSDLEPRYVVDGAVTVVCGVVTFDGHGECDRSIRVPQTSLGSQLAAMVNRADCSDVRFSVGGEMFYAHRAVLAARSPVFGAELLGSMAESTMACITLDDVEPTTFRALLEFVYTDELPARPAGLSSTEFHKRLLAAADRYDLDRLKLMCAQKLWESVSVETAAATLGYAEMYSCPELKKKCIEFLMTGNNLNKVAVTDDYFHLREDFPLVIKEIKTQIGSLPSSPVVYERAAKRSKIQ, encoded by the coding sequence ATGATGCCATCATCGTCGGGCTTCGCCGAGTTGAAGATCGACCACCCTGGGTCGACGAACGGCTTCGCCATTGGCGACGGCTTCAACAAGCGCGTGTGCGACGGCGAGCACGAGTTGCTCATCAGATGCTACCCCCGTGGCTGCAAGgtgcacgacgacggcgagtaCGTGTCTCTGCGCATTGTCCTGGTAGCGAGGTCCAGCCACGTTAAAGACGCCATCGCCTGCGCCTTCCTGcagcccgccggcggcggcggtccgcCGCCGATCTGCTGCACGGAGAAGGCTCTCCCGGTGAGAGAGTCCGGGCGCGTGTATGCCTACGGCGCCGCGTTCCGCCGCTTCGTGAGGCGGAGCGACCTCGAGCCGCGGTATGTCGTCGACGGCGCGGTCACCGTCGTCTGCGGGGTGGTGACCTTCGACGGCCACGGCGAGTGCGACCGGTCTATACGCGTCCCGCAGACGAGCCTGGGCAGCCAGCTCGCCGCCATGGTGAACCGCGCCGACTGCTCGGACGTACGCTTCTCCGTCGGCGGCGAGATGTTCTACGCGCACCGTGCGGTGCTcgccgcgcgctcgccggTGTTTGGCGCGGAGCTCCTCGGCTCCATGGCGGAGTCCACCATGGCGTGCATCACGCTGGACGACGTCGAGCCGACCACGTTCAGAGCGCTGCTCGAGTTTGTTTACACGGACGAGCTGCCGGCGAGGCCCGCCGGATTGAGTTCGACCGAATTCCACAAGAGgctgctcgcggcggcggacagGTACGACCTCGACAGACTGAAGCTGATGTGCGCTCAAAAGTTGTGGGAGAGTGTGTcggtggagacggcggcggcgacgctagGCTACGCCGAGATGTACAGCTGCCCAGAGCTGAAGAAGAAGTGCATCGAGTTCTTGATGACGGGCAACAACCTTAACAAGGTAGCAGTCACCGACGACTACTTCCATCTTCGGGAGGATTTTCCGTTGGTTATCAAAGAGATAAAAACGCAGATTGGGAGCTTGCCATCTTCACCTGTCGTGTATGAGCGTGCTGCTAAAAGGTCAAAAATTCAGTGA